GCATCACGGCTTTCTCTATTATGTCTCTTTTCTTCTACAGACGGATAAACGTTTTAGAAGTGGTCATGAAGAAGCGTATAAGCTGGGATATGATTTCGATAAAGCTATCTGAGTTGATGAACACATATAGCTGCGTTGTATGCACGATTAGTAATCGTCAGCCTGTACGATTAGTAATCGTAACGCTGTACGATTAGTAATCGTAATTTGAGCGGAGTAATGTGAATGAAGCGTATCAGCTATCTTTTATGCCTGAAGCAGTTAATTGTTTTTGTTTATCAGGTTTACTACGACCTTTACCATTACATCCTTTTCTTCCGTACGGCTTTCGGCAATCATCAGCGTAAGAGCAACAAGGGTGTTGTCGGCGATGCGCTTTGTGCCGTCCGTATTGTAAAGAATGCCGTTTCCTGACATAAACCATAAGAAGAGCGTTGCGGCAATGCGCTTGTTGCCATCGCTGAACGAATGATTCTTTGTGACGAGGTAGAGCAACATGGCGGCTTTTTCTTCTACCGACGGATAGAGGTCTTGTCCGCCGAATGTCTGGTATATCTGCCCGATGGAACTCTTGAACGAATCGTCTTTCTCATGGGCGAACCATTGGCTTCCGCCGAACTTTGCCTTCAGTTCTTCGATAGCTTGCATGGCACCTTCATACGTTGCACGGAACTTGGCTTCGTTCGTAGTCTGCTCTACCGCCAACTGCTGATAATCGTACTTGTCCAGTGTATCGAGGGCATAAGCATAATCGGAAACCACTTCTACCAGATTGAGGGCATCATCGGAAGTCAATGCCTCTTGTGCCTTGACCGTCCTGCCCAAGACGGCGACCAGCTGTTTCAATTCCGTGTAGCGTTGTTCCGTCAAAGCTTTATTGACGGCATAACCTTTCACCAGATATTCTTTTAATACTTTATTTGCCCAAATGCGGAATTGCGTGCCGCGTAAAGAGTTTACTCGATAACCGACCGAAATAATCATGTCTAAGTTATAATAAGGTATTTGTCGAGTAACAGTTCTTTTGCCTTCTGTGCGAACTTGTGCAAAAAATGCACAAGTTGGATTTTCCTCCAATTCTCCAGTTTTATAAATGTTCTTTATATGTCTTAAAATGGAAGTTCTGTCTGTTTGAAACAGTTCTGCCATTTGCGCTTGTGAAAGCCACACCGTATCCCCATCCATTCTGACATCTACGGTGGTCTGCCCATCAGCAGTACGGTAAATTACAATTTTATCACTCAGGTTCATAATATTATCCTTTGGGTTAATCCTTTTATTTCTTCTTCTTTTTCCGTATTTCTTCCGCCAGCCGGTAATGTATCGCCGCTTCTATCTCTTTGCTGGCTTGCGAAAGGGCATCGGCGAAACATTCTTGAGCGCCGGCGTGCTGGGGCTTTAGCGAGGTTGCTTTGTCCAGGTCGGTCATGGCACCCTCGATGTCGCCTGTGTGCAGGAGCAGTTTGCCCCGATTGTATACGGCTTTGAACTCGTTGGGGCGCAGGTTTACGGCTTGGTTCAGACATTCGCGTGCTTCGTTTATCCGGTTGGCATTGAAAAGCGTGACGCCTTTGCGCACCCAGGCATCGACGTATTCGGGGTACAGTTCGATGGCTTTGTCGTAGTTTGCCAGGGCGGCACGCGTGTCGTGGGCTTGGGTGATGCATTCGTTTCCCATCAGGTAATATTCTTCGGCATATTTCTGCAGGCTTTTCTTCGATTCCCGCATTTCTTCTTTCAGGCGGAGGTTTTCTGCCTTTAGCCGGTTGATGATGCCTAACTTTTTGCGGATAAAGCGTTGTTGCAAGGGCTTTTCGATGTCGTATCGGGCATGGATGGCCTTGAAGAAATGGTCGAGGCAAGTTTCGAAGTCACCTTTGTCGAATGCCTTGACGGCAGCGGTATATTCGATGTCGGCTTGCGCCTGCTTCATGGCACGCTCGATAGCCTGCTGGTCGTTGAAATGGTGGGCGAAGGAAACGATTTCGGGACGTACGAAGATGTCGGCACGACTTATCTCCCGCTTCAGGCAGATGCCGTCCAGTGAGGTACACCGGCTTAATGCCACGTAGGTTTGTCCTCCGGCAAATACTCCTCCGGTAAAGTCTATGATGGCGCGGCTGAAGGTAAGTCCCTGGCTTTTGTGTACCGTTATTGCCCAGGCAAGTCGGATGGGATATTGCGTGAAGGTGCCCAGTTCTTCCTCTTCTATCTTATTCTCTTCTTCGTTATACCGGTAGCGGATGTTGCTCCAGCTTTCGCGGCGCACGTCGAGTTCTTTTCCTTCTTCGGTGGTTACGTAAAGGATACCTTCGGCATCGATGCCTGAAAGGATGCCGATGGTGCCGTTTACCCATCGTTTCTCCGGGTCGTTCTTGATGAAGATGATTTGTGCACCGGGTTTCACGGTCAGTTCCATCAGTGTGGGGAGGCTGCTTTCGGGAAATTCGCCATGGATTTCACCTTTCAGCGTGACAGCATCGCCGGGCAGGGCGGCAAGGCGTTGTTCATTGATGAAGTCTACGTTGTCGCGCCGGGTAGCCAATGTGATGTAAAGGTCGTTCTCGCCCGAGCCCAGTGGTGCCTGATAACGGGTGTTGAGCAGTTGTAAGTCGGCAGAGCCGACGGTATTGGTGCGGATGTGGTCGAGCACGTTGACAAATATGCGGTCGGTCTGCCTGTACACCTTGGTCAGCTCTACCGATACCAGTTCCATTTGCTGGAACACCCGTGCCGAGAAGAAATAGGGGTTGGGGTAGAAACGGTTGATGATTTCGCGCTCGTCGTTTTTCACTACCGGTTCCAGCTGGTACACATCGCCCACCAGCAGCAGCTGTTTGCCTCCGAAAGGTTCGCGCATGTTTTGTGAGTATACACGCAATACTTTGTCGATGAAGTCGATGATGTCGGCGCGCACCATCGAAATCTCGTCGATGATGACCAGTTCGATGTTCTTTATCAGCTTGCGCCGGTCGGCGGTATATTTCAGGAAGCTTTGCAGTTTGTTTCCTCTTAGGCTGAAGTTGGGGTCATCGGGCAGCAACGGATGGAAAGGCAGCTTGAAGAAACTGTGCAGGGTGCTGCCTCCGGCATTGATGGCGGCGATGCCCGTAGGAGCCAGCACTACGTATTTCTTTTTGGTGGTCTGGCAGATGTATTTCAGGAAGGTAGACTTACCTGTTCCTGCTTTTCCCGTAAGGAATACGGATTGGCGGGTATACTGGATGAGCTTCAATGCATTCTGGAACTCGGCGTTGGCGGTATCTATTTCAATCGGATGTGTCATTCGGAACGCTTTTTTATTCATTTCAGATTCTTGGCTGCGCGTAGAATCATGTCTACAGCCCCGTCGATGCCTGTATAGTCTGTATTGATTATCAGGTCATATTCGTTGATGTCGGTCCATTGCTTTCCGGTATAGTGACGGTAATGGTTGGCTCTACCGGTATTTACGCGCTCGATTTTTCTGGTTGCCTCCTCTTTCGAAATGTGAAATCTTCCGGTAAGCTGATTTACGGCAAAGTCTAAACCGGACCGGATGAAGACCCGGAGTATGTGTGGGTTATCCCGCAGAATCCAGTTGCCCAACCTGCCGATAATGACACACGGCCCGTTGTGAGCCAATCCGC
The Phocaeicola salanitronis DSM 18170 genome window above contains:
- the rhuM gene encoding virulence protein RhuM/Fic/DOC family protein, with the translated sequence MNLSDKIVIYRTADGQTTVDVRMDGDTVWLSQAQMAELFQTDRTSILRHIKNIYKTGELEENPTCAFFAQVRTEGKRTVTRQIPYYNLDMIISVGYRVNSLRGTQFRIWANKVLKEYLVKGYAVNKALTEQRYTELKQLVAVLGRTVKAQEALTSDDALNLVEVVSDYAYALDTLDKYDYQQLAVEQTTNEAKFRATYEGAMQAIEELKAKFGGSQWFAHEKDDSFKSSIGQIYQTFGGQDLYPSVEEKAAMLLYLVTKNHSFSDGNKRIAATLFLWFMSGNGILYNTDGTKRIADNTLVALTLMIAESRTEEKDVMVKVVVNLINKNN
- a CDS encoding AAA family ATPase, coding for MTHPIEIDTANAEFQNALKLIQYTRQSVFLTGKAGTGKSTFLKYICQTTKKKYVVLAPTGIAAINAGGSTLHSFFKLPFHPLLPDDPNFSLRGNKLQSFLKYTADRRKLIKNIELVIIDEISMVRADIIDFIDKVLRVYSQNMREPFGGKQLLLVGDVYQLEPVVKNDEREIINRFYPNPYFFSARVFQQMELVSVELTKVYRQTDRIFVNVLDHIRTNTVGSADLQLLNTRYQAPLGSGENDLYITLATRRDNVDFINEQRLAALPGDAVTLKGEIHGEFPESSLPTLMELTVKPGAQIIFIKNDPEKRWVNGTIGILSGIDAEGILYVTTEEGKELDVRRESWSNIRYRYNEEENKIEEEELGTFTQYPIRLAWAITVHKSQGLTFSRAIIDFTGGVFAGGQTYVALSRCTSLDGICLKREISRADIFVRPEIVSFAHHFNDQQAIERAMKQAQADIEYTAAVKAFDKGDFETCLDHFFKAIHARYDIEKPLQQRFIRKKLGIINRLKAENLRLKEEMRESKKSLQKYAEEYYLMGNECITQAHDTRAALANYDKAIELYPEYVDAWVRKGVTLFNANRINEARECLNQAVNLRPNEFKAVYNRGKLLLHTGDIEGAMTDLDKATSLKPQHAGAQECFADALSQASKEIEAAIHYRLAEEIRKKKKK